The following is a genomic window from Candidatus Poribacteria bacterium.
GAGGTTCACGAAGGCATCGGTAGATATACCAGCAAGGACGGATATACCCGATGACAGCGGTTCTGAGGCGCGAACGATACGGACTGAACTTGCGGCGTTGGTAGATATCGACACAGCTAACGAGGCGACCTCATTCGCGAACACACTCGCGAACACACTCTACCAATACCTTGAGGACGTATTCGTACTCCCACAGCGTAACGTTGCGGCGGTCCGCGAGGCGTGCAGTCAGTTGGATACCGCCGAGTCTGTCCAGACAGAGTTGATTGATATTCTCACGAAGTGCGATTATCATCGGTTTGCACCTGTCCCGCTCAGTGCTGACGAACGGAATGCACTCGTCGCTCGCGCGAAGGCAATCATCAACCATATTGAGAACCTTCAAAACGCTTAGCGGTTCGCGATTCGCGGTTCGCTATCGAAAGGAGTCATAAAAAATGGAAATATTTTCGCTCTTCATGCTCTGGCTACACATCATCGCCGCGGTTACATGGATCGGCGGCAATCTCATCTTAGCGATGGTAATTGTTCCACACTTCCGACAAAACCTACCCCCTGTCCAGCGTATTCAACTTTTAACACAGATAGGCAAGCGTTTTGAACCTGTCGTGTGGGGATGTGTCGGTGTGCTATTTTTCACGGGTATTGTTAACATTTTCTATGCCGTAGACTTTACCTCACCGACTGCGCTCTCTGGCGCGTTCATGCGGACGCTGCTTATTAAGATTGGACTTTTCTTCGTGCTGGTGATCCTGACGGCGTTGCACGGTATGGTCTTGGCACCGCAATTGGCTGCCGCTGTCGAGAATTTGGATCCAGATTTGGAAGAACTCCCACCCGAAATCAAACCGCTCCGTTCTCGGATGTCGATTGTATCGAGTCTGATGGGTGTTGTTTCCCTGCTCATCTTACTCGCTGCGGTTGCTTTGCGTATGGGGATATAATATAGCGGTCAGCAGTCAGTAGTCAGTAATCTATAATTCCTGCTGGCGAGGTTTCCAATCGCATGGACATCAATCTATAATCCCTGCTGGCGAGGTTTCCAACCGCACGGACATCCCCGGTAGGTGCGGTTTCCAACCGCACGGACATCCCCGGTAGGTGCGGTTTCCAACCGCACGGACGCGAAGTGTGAAATTAATGCCAAAATCTACTATAATTATCAAGGAGTTCTATGCGCATCAAAATCCTCGCTGATGTCGGGAAGGGAATCACGCTCCCCATCAACTACAACCACCTACTCACCAGTGTCATCTACCGTTTCCTCGCCGAATCCAATCCAGAATACGCCTCCTTCCTCCACAACGAAGGCTACGGTGATGAGCAGAGACGCTTCAAACTCTTCACTTTCTCGCAGCTCATGGCAGAACGCCGCCGCGTAACTGGAGATCGTATCCGTTTCGGCTCAACCTTAACGTGGTCGGTTTCCTCCCCTGTAGAGACGTTCCTATCCCATTTCGCCGATACACTGCTAACCGAGGGCAGCCTGTCCTTTGGTCAGCGTCGGTTACAAATCCGAGATGTCACTGTACCGCGTATACCGCGTTTCCAATCGGAGATGCAGTTTCGGTGTCTCTCTCCGATTGTAATGTCCACAGTGCGCGAGCGAAACGGCGAGCAGGTCATGCACTACTGCCTGCCCGACGATCCAGCGTTCTCTGACCTCGTCTGTCAAAATCTAATTCG
Proteins encoded in this region:
- a CDS encoding CopD family protein, translating into MEIFSLFMLWLHIIAAVTWIGGNLILAMVIVPHFRQNLPPVQRIQLLTQIGKRFEPVVWGCVGVLFFTGIVNIFYAVDFTSPTALSGAFMRTLLIKIGLFFVLVILTALHGMVLAPQLAAAVENLDPDLEELPPEIKPLRSRMSIVSSLMGVVSLLILLAAVALRMGI
- the cas6 gene encoding CRISPR-associated endoribonuclease Cas6, translated to MRIKILADVGKGITLPINYNHLLTSVIYRFLAESNPEYASFLHNEGYGDEQRRFKLFTFSQLMAERRRVTGDRIRFGSTLTWSVSSPVETFLSHFADTLLTEGSLSFGQRRLQIRDVTVPRIPRFQSEMQFRCLSPIVMSTVRERNGEQVMHYCLPDDPAFSDLVCQNLIRKHEVIHGRLPSDDAFTLEFDKNYIDRKRGRVTRLIDFKGIKVRGVLCPFRVSGNPALIQIGYECGFGDKNSAGFGMVEV